One segment of Clostridium ljungdahlii DSM 13528 DNA contains the following:
- a CDS encoding Fur family transcriptional regulator: MDNLTSIFREKKLKLTPQRIAVYKYLQSTKKHPSAETIYKALQLEYPTMSLATVYKALKTLVDVNLVQEINIGEGNFRYDGNVHPHSHIQCIVCEKVDDVEGICFSNLNDKIKDCVDYEVLSNQVYFYGICKDCQKNSKE; encoded by the coding sequence ATGGATAATTTAACTTCTATTTTTAGAGAAAAAAAGCTAAAACTTACCCCACAGCGTATTGCTGTATATAAATATTTACAATCTACCAAGAAGCATCCTTCGGCTGAAACCATATATAAAGCCCTTCAGCTAGAATATCCTACTATGAGCCTAGCAACTGTTTATAAGGCTCTAAAAACTTTAGTTGATGTAAATTTAGTACAGGAAATCAATATAGGAGAAGGCAACTTTAGATATGATGGAAATGTTCATCCTCATTCTCATATACAGTGTATAGTTTGTGAGAAAGTAGATGACGTAGAAGGAATTTGTTTTTCTAATTTAAATGATAAAATTAAAGATTGTGTTGACTACGAAGTATTAAGTAATCAGGTTTATTTTTACGGCATATGTAAAGACTGCCAAAAAAATTCTAAAGAATAA
- a CDS encoding ABC transporter substrate-binding protein codes for MLKNKTITFLLMIILLFNLSACGKNTETLKKNRQINVYVGVKDKESLNIIKFLTDEYKKKNPKVKVNINNAIGEKVDENVSESSDIDIVIASRNDMLKLVRKGLLADMGNTYEQNKLTDKYYTSVKSYGRFNDRYYGIAVMPYTIEILCNKSAFDKLGLKIPNNIDEFNASLKTMNSTSMRVPVVLNEGMDINNTLFSIISSNTITMKKLENIYDSGPSAYKKLTEVQKSFDLLNDLVKNGSINKDTFEIGNESSLKKFDKGDIPVIIASSYYVNNLKSKNIKCFEYYSPNSKSQLKVPIMADAIMSVLISSKNTEETNEFIKFAFGKDAQKKLSDKGFVTGFKSSDISKDGIKKCVITHLENSTEDNIAFIYNVPESFKNNISSKVDSILSGKYTKNEWNEVVDESS; via the coding sequence ATGCTCAAAAATAAGACAATTACATTTTTATTAATGATAATATTGTTATTTAATTTATCTGCATGTGGGAAAAATACAGAAACACTCAAAAAAAATAGACAGATAAATGTATATGTAGGTGTAAAGGATAAAGAATCTTTAAATATAATAAAATTTTTAACAGATGAATATAAAAAGAAAAATCCTAAAGTAAAGGTAAACATAAATAATGCGATAGGAGAAAAAGTGGATGAAAATGTAAGTGAATCTAGTGATATAGATATCGTAATTGCTTCAAGAAATGACATGCTAAAGTTAGTTAGAAAAGGACTTTTAGCGGATATGGGAAATACGTATGAACAAAATAAATTAACTGATAAATATTATACTTCAGTAAAATCTTATGGTAGGTTTAATGATAGATATTATGGAATTGCTGTAATGCCTTATACTATAGAGATACTCTGCAATAAAAGTGCCTTCGATAAGTTAGGCCTAAAAATACCAAATAATATAGATGAATTTAATGCTTCTTTGAAGACAATGAACTCTACATCAATGAGAGTACCTGTAGTTCTTAATGAAGGAATGGATATTAATAATACTTTATTTTCTATTATATCAAGCAATACAATTACTATGAAGAAACTTGAAAATATATATGATAGCGGACCTTCTGCATACAAAAAGTTAACTGAGGTTCAAAAAAGTTTCGATTTGTTAAATGATCTTGTAAAAAATGGATCTATAAACAAGGATACTTTTGAAATAGGAAATGAATCAAGTTTAAAAAAGTTTGATAAAGGAGACATTCCAGTAATAATAGCATCTTCATATTATGTGAATAATTTAAAAAGCAAAAATATAAAATGCTTTGAGTACTATAGCCCAAATTCTAAAAGTCAGTTAAAAGTTCCAATTATGGCAGATGCTATAATGAGTGTTCTTATAAGTAGTAAGAACACAGAAGAGACAAACGAATTTATAAAGTTTGCATTTGGAAAAGATGCTCAAAAGAAGTTAAGTGACAAAGGTTTTGTAACAGGATTTAAAAGCTCAGACATTTCAAAAGATGGTATAAAAAAGTGTGTAATAACTCATTTGGAAAACAGCACGGAAGACAATATAGCATTTATATATAATGTACCAGAAAGCTTTAAAAATAATATATCAAGCAAGGTTGACAGTATACTTTCTGGAAAATACACTAAAAATGAATGGAATGAAGTAGTAGATGAGTCATCTTAA
- a CDS encoding DUF1858 domain-containing protein, protein MSEITKNMTIAEIIKMNPKNAERLMTFGMECVTCGESQGETLEEAANVHGLNADNLVRALNALS, encoded by the coding sequence ATGTCTGAAATAACTAAGAATATGACTATAGCTGAAATTATTAAAATGAATCCCAAAAATGCAGAAAGATTGATGACTTTTGGAATGGAATGTGTGACCTGTGGTGAATCTCAAGGAGAGACATTAGAAGAAGCTGCAAATGTACATGGATTAAATGCAGATAATTTAGTAAGGGCATTAAATGCACTATCTTAG
- a CDS encoding FG-GAP repeat domain-containing protein, which translates to MKFRIIFLKKKYIYFFILLLIFISAVIIFIVSRSSSPSFNTISNNKKIKADFNGDGKDDILSIVRNENKYSMKVMIGDKSFNFQTDRNSPTIESYSPYWPIRVILMDVSRNKIPEIFVQGSIANKPVQRVFTFNNNKFDNIFSNYNNILGFIDCKNNKTPKVISGKLQGDSMTLSNYIFLNYKFKNYNYESDSTFMGKDTICAFIKLIQGLPQSESYKPKDIFYSSISSENMSLIGNMSGENNSYVFQDALFMETKCDTNGNTSELSWTLNFKAISNTDTNIVKNYTLNLALIPDKSSEKKYHFKIASMYKAK; encoded by the coding sequence ATGAAATTTAGGATAATATTTCTAAAGAAAAAATATATCTACTTTTTTATATTACTATTGATATTTATATCAGCAGTCATAATTTTTATAGTATCCAGAAGCTCTTCTCCTTCATTTAACACTATTTCAAATAATAAAAAAATAAAAGCAGATTTTAATGGTGATGGAAAAGATGATATATTATCTATTGTGCGTAATGAAAATAAGTATTCAATGAAAGTAATGATTGGAGATAAGTCCTTTAATTTTCAAACAGATAGAAATTCCCCTACAATCGAAAGTTATTCTCCTTATTGGCCCATTAGAGTAATTCTTATGGATGTATCCAGAAATAAGATTCCTGAAATATTTGTACAAGGTTCCATTGCAAATAAACCAGTTCAACGTGTTTTTACATTCAATAATAACAAATTTGATAATATATTTTCAAATTATAACAACATATTGGGATTTATAGACTGTAAAAACAACAAGACACCAAAAGTAATATCTGGTAAACTCCAAGGAGACAGCATGACACTTTCAAATTACATTTTTTTAAACTATAAATTTAAAAATTACAATTATGAGAGTGACAGTACTTTTATGGGAAAGGATACTATATGTGCATTTATTAAATTAATTCAAGGACTTCCTCAAAGTGAATCCTACAAACCTAAAGATATATTTTATTCTAGCATATCCAGTGAAAATATGTCTCTAATAGGTAACATGTCCGGTGAAAACAACTCCTATGTATTTCAGGATGCACTGTTCATGGAAACTAAATGTGATACAAATGGAAATACTTCTGAGTTATCCTGGACATTAAACTTTAAAGCCATTTCTAACACAGATACCAACATAGTAAAAAATTATACTCTAAACTTAGCTCTCATACCAGATAAAAGTAGTGAAAAAAAATATCATTTTAAAATTGCATCTATGTATAAAGCTAAATAA
- the yihA gene encoding ribosome biogenesis GTP-binding protein YihA/YsxC produces the protein MEIKQSEFIISAVSPRQYPVDNRVEVAFVGRSNVGKSSLINTLTNRKKLVKVSATPGKTRQINFFLINNDFYLVDLPGYGYAKVSKKEKESWGNIIEKYLNARQQLKKIVLILDCRHKPTADDITMYKWIKHYNYDIAIVATKIDKVSKNQLSKNLKVIRDTLKMSGEDEILTFSALNKQGKEKILEVLESTINSY, from the coding sequence ATGGAAATAAAACAGTCAGAATTTATAATTTCAGCAGTAAGTCCTAGGCAATATCCTGTGGATAACAGAGTAGAAGTAGCTTTTGTAGGTAGATCTAATGTAGGAAAGTCTTCACTCATAAATACCTTAACAAATAGAAAAAAGCTAGTTAAGGTCAGTGCTACGCCTGGAAAGACCAGGCAAATAAATTTTTTCTTAATAAATAATGACTTTTATCTTGTAGATTTACCTGGATATGGTTATGCAAAAGTTTCCAAGAAAGAAAAGGAAAGTTGGGGAAACATAATAGAAAAGTATTTAAATGCTAGACAGCAATTAAAAAAGATAGTGCTTATTTTAGATTGCAGGCATAAACCAACAGCTGATGACATAACTATGTATAAGTGGATTAAGCACTACAACTATGATATTGCTATTGTAGCTACTAAAATTGATAAAGTGTCTAAGAACCAACTGTCTAAGAATTTAAAAGTTATAAGAGATACTTTAAAAATGAGTGGGGAAGATGAGATTTTAACTTTTTCTGCATTAAATAAGCAAGGAAAAGAGAAAATTTTAGAAGTTTTGGAATCTACAATAAATTCCTATTAA
- a CDS encoding FAD:protein FMN transferase, producing the protein MKHNRKLNIFLIIIIIVSIIPLTSCIKDNVQPISKTEYMLGTICTITVYDNKPESVIDKAFARIKEIENKMSVNKPGTELDAVADAAGKNFVKVSKDTFYVLKKGKYYSEQSSGAFDITVGPLVKLWGIGTDNARLPSQSEIDEKKSLINYKDLLLDEKDSKVMLKRQGMSLDLGGIAKGYSADEAARILKENGVKHAIVNLGGNILAINTNTNGKPWNIGVQDPFKTRGDPAGGLNVTNKTVVTSGIYERYFEKNGKKYHHILNPFTGYPMDNNLASVTLVTDVSIDADAMTKNIFYLGVDKGMDYVNKKNGLQAIFITKDKKVYVTDGLKGNFQITNSSFKLMDKK; encoded by the coding sequence ATGAAACATAATAGAAAACTAAATATATTTTTGATTATCATAATTATAGTTTCTATAATTCCTTTAACTTCTTGTATAAAAGACAATGTGCAGCCTATTTCAAAAACTGAATATATGCTTGGTACTATATGTACTATAACGGTATATGACAATAAGCCTGAATCAGTTATAGATAAAGCGTTTGCCAGAATTAAAGAAATTGAAAATAAGATGAGTGTAAATAAACCTGGCACAGAATTGGATGCAGTGGCAGATGCTGCAGGTAAGAATTTTGTCAAAGTATCCAAGGATACATTTTATGTTTTAAAAAAGGGAAAATACTATTCAGAACAGTCATCAGGGGCTTTTGACATAACAGTTGGGCCTTTAGTTAAACTATGGGGAATAGGAACAGATAACGCTAGACTTCCTTCTCAAAGCGAAATAGATGAAAAGAAATCACTTATCAATTATAAAGATCTATTATTAGATGAAAAGGATAGTAAGGTAATGCTAAAAAGACAGGGTATGTCTTTGGACTTAGGTGGAATTGCAAAGGGATATTCTGCAGATGAGGCTGCAAGAATACTAAAGGAAAATGGGGTTAAACACGCCATTGTAAACTTGGGAGGAAATATTTTAGCTATAAATACTAATACTAACGGAAAACCATGGAACATAGGAGTACAAGATCCTTTTAAAACAAGAGGAGATCCTGCTGGAGGGTTAAATGTTACAAATAAAACTGTAGTAACTTCAGGCATATATGAAAGGTATTTCGAAAAAAATGGGAAAAAATATCACCATATATTAAATCCCTTTACAGGATATCCTATGGATAATAATTTAGCTAGCGTTACCTTAGTCACAGATGTTTCCATAGATGCTGATGCCATGACTAAAAATATATTTTATCTAGGAGTGGATAAGGGAATGGACTATGTAAACAAAAAAAATGGATTACAGGCTATATTTATTACAAAGGATAAAAAAGTTTATGTCACAGATGGATTAAAAGGTAATTTTCAAATTACTAATTCGAGTTTTAAGCTTATGGATAAAAAGTAA
- a CDS encoding helix-turn-helix transcriptional regulator, giving the protein MSKISNLLEIIIMLQYKGLTTASELSEILEVDKKTIYRYIRNLNEASVPIYTKKGRNGGFYIDQNFYIKPSNLSENELEALLMAEEILTSKNGFVYEKDLKNAIFKVKSVNVNKNEDLSKINDNKNFSINYVGNMENLEDKISKINYSMSRGRSLSINYFSVNKNNLTMRKIDPYDLIFKEGDWYIIGYCHMKGDIRSFKLNRVKNLKISKDIYMRPHTFSLKEYLDKNWGIFMGDKIKVVIKFSEKEAAFIKDTTWHIHQHIDQLEGGKILFTIYLNELEDIKKWVLSFGKDAEIIEPIELRKDIKRELEELYKIY; this is encoded by the coding sequence ATGTCTAAAATTTCTAATTTATTAGAAATTATAATAATGCTGCAATATAAAGGTTTAACTACTGCATCAGAATTATCTGAAATTTTGGAAGTGGATAAAAAAACTATATATAGATATATAAGAAATTTGAACGAAGCAAGTGTACCTATATATACAAAAAAAGGAAGAAATGGTGGATTTTATATAGACCAAAATTTTTATATAAAACCTTCCAACTTAAGTGAAAATGAACTGGAAGCTCTTCTTATGGCGGAGGAAATACTTACATCAAAAAATGGTTTTGTGTATGAAAAGGATTTAAAAAATGCGATTTTTAAAGTAAAAAGCGTAAATGTAAATAAAAATGAGGATTTAAGTAAAATAAATGACAATAAGAATTTTTCAATAAATTATGTAGGAAATATGGAAAATCTAGAAGATAAGATATCTAAGATAAATTATTCTATGAGCAGGGGAAGAAGTTTAAGCATAAATTATTTTTCAGTAAATAAAAATAATTTAACTATGAGAAAAATAGATCCCTACGATTTGATATTTAAAGAAGGAGATTGGTATATAATAGGCTATTGTCATATGAAAGGTGATATACGCAGCTTTAAGCTAAATAGAGTAAAAAATTTGAAAATTAGTAAAGATATATATATGAGACCTCATACATTTTCACTAAAAGAATATTTGGACAAGAACTGGGGTATATTTATGGGTGATAAAATAAAGGTAGTAATAAAGTTTAGTGAGAAGGAAGCTGCTTTTATAAAAGATACTACATGGCATATACATCAGCATATAGACCAGCTTGAAGGTGGAAAGATACTTTTTACTATATACTTAAATGAATTGGAAGACATTAAAAAATGGGTACTGAGCTTTGGAAAAGATGCGGAAATAATTGAACCTATAGAGCTTAGAAAAGATATAAAGAGAGAATTAGAGGAATTGTATAAAATATATTAA
- the cobS gene encoding adenosylcobinamide-GDP ribazoletransferase — protein sequence MKNLINDFFLMVQFMTRIPINKSFSCEQENFRRGTVFMPVIGLLVGGIQWIVYKLCIMVLPVNVSVAIILLLGIIITGALHLDGLGDMSDGFFAFKGNDKIIEIMKDSRIGTYACATIVMDIILKYSLLCSIVPRFSFIIIAAPVIGRFSIVFIAFIGRTAKKTGTGNFFIGNIGKLQMFLALVVTIAILLCGMNPKYAAIMIPAALIMALLINVFCNKKIGGLTGDLFGADNEMVEILTMIIAAVILTKLL from the coding sequence TTGAAGAATCTAATAAATGATTTCTTTTTAATGGTTCAATTTATGACTAGAATTCCAATTAATAAAAGCTTCTCTTGTGAACAAGAAAATTTTAGGAGAGGCACTGTCTTTATGCCAGTTATAGGACTATTGGTAGGGGGAATTCAATGGATAGTGTACAAACTATGTATAATGGTGCTTCCTGTAAATGTAAGTGTAGCTATAATACTTTTACTCGGTATCATAATTACAGGTGCACTGCATTTAGATGGACTAGGAGATATGAGTGATGGTTTTTTTGCCTTTAAAGGTAATGACAAAATTATAGAGATAATGAAAGATAGCAGAATAGGAACTTATGCGTGTGCTACTATAGTTATGGATATAATATTAAAATACAGTCTTCTTTGTTCTATAGTGCCTAGGTTTTCTTTTATAATAATAGCTGCACCTGTTATAGGTAGATTTTCAATAGTATTTATAGCTTTTATAGGTAGAACGGCTAAGAAAACAGGAACAGGAAACTTCTTTATAGGAAATATAGGAAAGTTACAGATGTTTCTAGCACTTGTTGTAACTATTGCCATTTTACTTTGCGGTATGAATCCAAAATATGCTGCTATAATGATACCTGCTGCTTTGATTATGGCACTTTTAATAAATGTATTTTGTAACAAAAAAATTGGAGGCCTTACAGGAGACTTATTTGGGGCAGATAATGAGATGGTAGAAATACTTACTATGATAATAGCTGCTGTTATACTTACTAAGCTATTATAA
- the cobC gene encoding alpha-ribazole phosphatase: MNIYFVRHGQTNENNNKYYYGRLDVSLNEKGLSQAEQTKKLLSNIEFDDIYVSDRKRASQTAKIILGSNSKEIITDERLNEMNLGKFEGKNYKEIMKLYPEEWKKWSDDWKSVSPPEGESYVEFYSRVKSFMDDILKLNKDNVLVVTHSGVIRSVYCYVLNGILDFFWKFSSKNGDITLVKYEYSNLFIDSITHVNT, translated from the coding sequence ATGAATATTTATTTTGTAAGACATGGACAAACAAATGAAAATAATAATAAATATTATTACGGAAGGCTTGACGTATCTTTAAATGAAAAGGGTTTAAGTCAAGCAGAACAGACAAAAAAGCTTTTAAGTAATATAGAATTTGATGATATTTATGTAAGTGACAGAAAACGGGCATCTCAGACAGCTAAGATAATTTTAGGAAGTAATTCTAAGGAGATTATTACAGATGAAAGATTAAATGAGATGAATCTTGGAAAGTTTGAAGGTAAAAATTACAAAGAAATAATGAAACTTTACCCTGAAGAATGGAAAAAGTGGAGTGACGATTGGAAAAGTGTGTCACCACCTGAAGGAGAAAGTTATGTTGAATTTTATTCTAGAGTAAAAAGCTTTATGGATGATATTTTAAAGTTAAACAAAGACAACGTTTTAGTAGTTACTCACAGCGGTGTTATAAGATCAGTTTATTGTTATGTTTTAAATGGTATACTTGATTTTTTCTGGAAATTTTCTTCAAAGAATGGAGATATTACTCTAGTTAAGTATGAATATAGTAATTTATTTATAGATAGTATCACCCATGTTAATACATAA
- the cobU gene encoding bifunctional adenosylcobinamide kinase/adenosylcobinamide-phosphate guanylyltransferase codes for MGKITLITGGSRSGKSTFAEKILENEDDVLYIATAVVTDSEMEKRIEKHKLRRNQKWETYEGFTKLDKAIEKSSSKYIMLECIGTMVTNIIFQKNYDFDNITSDDIEKLEKDIIKEVDNIISSVKHSDKHILIVTNEVGYSVVSEYKLSRVFVDILGRVNQFIARFSDEVYMVACGLPIKLK; via the coding sequence ATGGGAAAGATAACTTTAATAACAGGAGGCAGTAGAAGTGGAAAAAGTACATTTGCAGAGAAAATTCTTGAAAATGAAGATGACGTACTTTATATAGCAACTGCTGTAGTTACCGACAGTGAAATGGAAAAGAGAATTGAGAAGCATAAACTGAGAAGAAATCAGAAATGGGAAACTTATGAAGGTTTTACTAAGTTAGACAAGGCTATAGAAAAATCCAGCAGTAAATACATAATGTTAGAATGTATAGGAACTATGGTAACTAATATAATTTTTCAAAAAAACTATGACTTTGACAATATTACATCTGATGACATAGAAAAATTAGAAAAGGATATAATTAAGGAAGTAGATAATATAATATCTTCTGTAAAACATAGTGACAAGCATATTTTAATTGTTACTAATGAAGTAGGATATAGTGTAGTGTCTGAGTATAAGCTAAGCAGAGTATTTGTAGATATTTTAGGAAGGGTTAATCAGTTTATAGCTCGCTTTAGTGATGAAGTATATATGGTAGCTTGTGGTTTGCCTATAAAGCTAAAGTAA
- a CDS encoding CPBP family intramembrane glutamic endopeptidase, giving the protein MFKLDIIKDVLVFSIVYVPPFLVFSKFWRDKKKSNLLLVLIGIAYMITCIFTENFIPFIFVLLNIRYLRHRDGPYEFDIRRFKFFKALAAVVVFYLITIGISITETIILSNFRVELKQQDIVTHMANMSLNKFLIMIPVVIIFAPILEEFVFRWLLFKKIFTKRMGVYLAAILSSLIFAVIHFSLNAFPIILWIGIYNCYLINKKGYWYAVFNHCAFNSVTVAALLLQKLNMM; this is encoded by the coding sequence ATGTTTAAATTGGATATTATAAAGGATGTCCTTGTATTTTCAATTGTATATGTACCACCATTTTTAGTGTTTTCAAAGTTTTGGAGAGATAAAAAGAAGAGTAATTTACTATTAGTGTTAATTGGAATAGCTTATATGATTACTTGCATATTTACGGAAAATTTTATACCTTTTATATTTGTGCTTTTAAATATAAGATATTTAAGACATAGGGATGGACCATATGAATTTGATATAAGAAGATTTAAATTTTTTAAAGCTTTAGCAGCAGTGGTGGTATTTTATTTGATAACAATAGGTATATCTATAACTGAAACTATTATACTTTCTAATTTTAGAGTTGAATTAAAACAGCAGGATATAGTTACACATATGGCTAATATGTCTTTAAATAAATTTTTGATAATGATACCTGTAGTCATAATATTTGCACCTATACTTGAGGAATTTGTATTTAGATGGCTTTTATTTAAAAAAATATTTACTAAGAGAATGGGAGTATATCTGGCTGCAATTTTGAGTAGCTTAATATTTGCAGTAATTCATTTTAGTTTAAATGCATTCCCTATAATATTATGGATTGGTATTTATAATTGCTATTTAATAAATAAAAAGGGATACTGGTATGCAGTCTTCAATCATTGTGCATTTAATTCAGTAACAGTGGCAGCACTTTTACTGCAAAAACTTAATATGATGTAA